CGCCGCTGGGAGACATCGACCTGAGCAACTTGCGCATCGAGGCCGGCCGGCAATTTCGTTTCCGGCACTGGATGTTCAACCTGATTCCGTCGAACTGGACGGTGACGATCCGCGAAGTCGGCGACACGCATTTCGTCGATGAAATGCTCAAGGGGCCGTTGCGTGCCTTTCGTCATGAACATCGGGTGGCAGCGGGTGAGGGCGGTACGCTGTACACCGACCGCGTGACGTATTCGGCGATTGGCG
This genomic window from Pseudomonas kribbensis contains:
- a CDS encoding polyketide cyclase → MPTLELTTLIPDRTSKEVLDFCLEGVNFPKIFPERVTPLGDIDLSNLRIEAGRQFRFRHWMFNLIPSNWTVTIREVGDTHFVDEMLKGPLRAFRHEHRVAAGEGGTLYTDRVTYSAIGGAFSEGLLVNGYMRRIFEARHRNMLQLLS